The genomic DNA ATAAGCCCCCACCAGACGACCATTAATGATAATATTAAAGACGGAAGCTGAGAAGGCTGTGCTGCTGTAACAACACCCCAACATCCACAGCCAGCCGGACCCATCTGGTTCAGTTGGACGCCACATAAACTCTTAACATACAGAGAAGGAGATTGTTTTCTGCTTTCAACCAGTAGTCCTAGGATGGGttccaaatcgcaccctattccctatacagcgcactacttttgaccagagctctatgggtcctggtcaaaagtagtgcactatatagggaatagggtgccatttgggattcatccATTGTTCTCCATGTCAGGGATTTGCCATGCTGGAGGGGGAACTGTAACACATTGTTCTCCATGTCAGGGATTTGCCATGCTGGAGGGGGAACTGTAACACATTACCATAATGACCAATAGACTTCTGGCTGTAACTCACCAAACACACGAGGACATGGTGTTATTAATGGATGTTAATGTGCTGTTCTCAGAACAGTATGACTGGTATGAAGACAACCACAATAACAGCATCAGGACCAGGCAAAGATAATGGCAAAATAAAATGAATTCCTTTTTAATATTTAGGAAATCATTGGCCAATCTAAGACaacaaaataagctttttgacAGAGGTGATTTCTATGTgttctgttgttgtggtggtggaggggttcTATAGTCTGTACTGGGgttctgttgttgtggtggtggaggggttcTATAGTCTGTACTGGGGTTCtgttgtggtggtggaggtgttCTATAGTCTGTACTGGGgttctgttgttgtggtggaggggtTCTATAGTCTGTACTGGGGTTCTGTTGTGGTGGAGGGGTTCTATAGTCTGTATTGGGgttctgttgttgtggtggaggggtTCTATAGTCTGTACTggggttctgttgttgttgtggtggaggggtTCTATAGTCTGTACTggggttctgttgttgttgtggtggaggggtTCTATAGTCTGTACTGGGGTTCTGCtgttgtggtggtggaggggttcTATAGTCTGTACTGGGgttctgttgttgtggtggtggaggggttcTATAGTCTGTACTGGGgttatgttgttgttgtggtggaggggtTCTATAGTCTGTACTGGGgttctgttgttgtggtggaggggtTCTATAGTCTGTACTGGGgttctgttgttgtggtggaggggtTCTATAGTCTGTACTggggttctgttgttgttgtcgtgGTGGAGGGGTTCTATAGTCTGTACTggggttctgttgttgttgttgtggtggaggggtTCTATAGTCTGTACTGGGgttctgttgttgtggtggaggggtTCTATAGTCTGTACTggggttctgttgttgttgttgtggtggaggggtTCTATAGTCTGTACTGGGgttctgttgttgtggtggtggaggggttcTATAGTCTGTACTGGGgttctgttgttgtggtggtggaggggttcTATAGTCTGTACTGGGgttctgttgttgtggtggtggaggggttcTATAGTCTGTACTggggttctgttgttgttgttgtggtggaggggtTCTATAGTCTGTACTGGGGTTCTGTTGTGGTGGAGGGGTTCTATAGTCTGTACTggggttctgttgttgttgtggtggaggggtTCTATAGTCTGTACTGGGgttctgttgttgtggtggtggaggggttaTATAGTTGTACTGGGGTTCTGTTGTGGTGGAGGGGTTCTATAGTCTGTACTGGGgttctgttgttgtggtggtggaggggttcTA from Salvelinus namaycush isolate Seneca unplaced genomic scaffold, SaNama_1.0 Scaffold2767, whole genome shotgun sequence includes the following:
- the LOC120039517 gene encoding extensin-2-like; translation: MVTATPPPPRNCPDPLPPPIGLSSEPLTPHGTVPIQPTRQPHSTGYRTPPPQQQQNPSTDYRTPPPQQQQNTNTGYRTPPLQQQNPSSDYRSPPPRQQNPSTDYRTPPPQQQQNPNTDYRTPPLQQQNPSSDYRTPPPQQQQNLKPQYNYITPPPPQQQNPSTDYRTPPPQQQQNPSTDYRTPPPQQNPSTDYRTPPPQQQQQNPSTDYRTPPPPQQQNPSTDYRTPPPPQQQNPSTDYRTPPPPQQQNPSTDYRTPPPQQQQQNPSTDYRTPPPQQQNPSTDYRTPPPQQQQQNPSTDYRTPPPRQQQQNPSTDYRTPPPQQQNPSTDYRTPPPQQQNPSTDYRTPPPQQQHNPSTDYRTPPPPQQQNPSTDYRTPPPPQQQNPSTDYRTPPPQQQQNPSTDYRTPPPQQQQNPSTDYRTPPPQQQNPNTDYRTPPPQQNPSTDYRTPPPQQQNPSTDYRTPPPPQQNPSTDYRTPPPPQQQNPSTDYRTPPPPQQQNT